A single window of Candidatus Firestonebacteria bacterium RIFOXYD2_FULL_39_29 DNA harbors:
- a CDS encoding rod shape-determining protein (functions in MreBCD complex in some organisms), translating to MILDFIFGMFSNDLAIDLGTATTLVYVKGKGIVLNEPSLVALVKDTHEILAVGTDAKKMLGRTPGNILAIRPMKDGVIADFEVTEKMLKYFINKVHNKRTPVRPIVIVGIPSGVTEVEKRAVRDSAEQAGAREVFLVEEPMAAAIGAGLPIESPTGNMIADIGGGTTEIAVISLKGIVCNTSVRVGGDELSDAIAAHLKTAYNVLIGERTAEEIKIEIGSAFPLKEELKMNVRGRDLVTGLPRTLEVSSEEIRESMKEPVSQIIEAIKETLERTPPELSADIVDKGIILAGGTSQLKGLAERLRYETGVPVNMADDPVTCVVRGVGRLLEIDDGMLREVAVYEKEYF from the coding sequence ATGATTTTGGATTTTATTTTTGGTATGTTTTCTAATGATCTGGCGATTGATTTAGGTACGGCGACAACGCTGGTTTACGTAAAGGGAAAAGGTATTGTATTAAATGAACCTTCTCTGGTTGCGCTGGTTAAGGACACCCATGAAATATTAGCGGTAGGTACGGATGCAAAAAAAATGCTCGGGCGTACTCCCGGAAACATCCTTGCTATCAGGCCTATGAAAGACGGGGTTATTGCTGATTTCGAAGTTACGGAAAAGATGCTTAAATACTTCATTAATAAGGTTCATAATAAAAGAACTCCTGTAAGACCCATTGTCATTGTAGGTATTCCTTCAGGTGTAACTGAAGTTGAAAAACGTGCTGTGAGAGATTCGGCGGAGCAGGCGGGTGCGAGAGAAGTATTTCTTGTGGAAGAACCTATGGCGGCTGCAATTGGCGCAGGATTACCTATAGAATCACCCACTGGAAATATGATTGCGGATATTGGCGGCGGTACAACTGAAATTGCGGTTATCTCGCTTAAAGGTATTGTTTGTAATACATCCGTCAGAGTAGGCGGTGACGAACTTTCTGATGCTATTGCCGCGCATTTAAAAACGGCTTACAATGTGCTCATTGGTGAACGTACAGCGGAAGAAATAAAAATAGAAATAGGATCGGCGTTTCCTTTAAAAGAAGAGCTTAAAATGAATGTAAGAGGGCGTGATCTGGTCACCGGTTTACCCCGGACTTTAGAGGTAAGCTCTGAAGAGATAAGAGAATCAATGAAAGAGCCTGTTTCTCAAATAATAGAAGCAATAAAGGAAACACTGGAAAGAACTCCTCCTGAGCTTTCCGCGGATATCGTAGACAAAGGTATTATTCTTGCCGGCGGTACGTCTCAACTAAAAGGTCTTGCTGAACGGCTCCGCTATGAAACCGGTGTTCCCGTTAATATGGCCGATGATCCCGTTACCTGCGTGGTAAGAGGTGTCGGACGCCTTCTGGAAATCGACGACGGCATGCTCCGTGAAGTCGCCGTCTACGAAAAAGAATATTTTTAA